The following proteins are co-located in the Paenibacillus sp. JNUCC32 genome:
- the dnaI gene encoding primosomal protein DnaI: MESLGELLESMKSTALLRRTEQITEDLLRNPLIQALRSEYPEIDDRVIRLNLSKLYQYAGDQAHCQACPGLDRCPNDFQGHFSKLDIQRMNGTVEIYERKAPCSLQIAKTNEDQIKKRIRSFYVDEHALSEGYDNMEIMAKDRLRAPAVHQVFKYIRDTKENGLSPRGLYLTGSFGTGKTYLMGYLMHELAKAGHSGVIVYMPDFVEDLKTMMQDGQKLKDMVETMKHCDLLIFDDIGAENLNPWVRDHVLGSILNFRMNRLPTFYTSNYPLDGLEQHLSFTSKDGEELHKGQRLMNRIAPFVDVVHLFGENQRGKF, from the coding sequence ATGGAGTCCCTTGGTGAACTGCTGGAAAGCATGAAAAGTACTGCGCTCCTGCGCAGAACCGAGCAGATTACGGAGGATTTGCTCAGGAATCCTCTGATTCAAGCACTGCGAAGCGAATATCCGGAGATCGATGACCGGGTCATACGATTGAATTTAAGCAAGCTGTATCAATATGCGGGAGACCAGGCCCACTGCCAGGCATGCCCGGGTCTGGACCGGTGTCCGAATGATTTCCAGGGACATTTCAGCAAGCTGGATATCCAGCGGATGAACGGCACGGTGGAGATCTATGAACGGAAGGCGCCGTGCTCCCTGCAGATTGCAAAAACCAATGAGGATCAGATCAAAAAGCGGATTCGCAGCTTTTATGTTGACGAGCATGCCTTGAGCGAAGGGTACGACAATATGGAGATTATGGCGAAGGACCGCTTGCGGGCACCTGCGGTGCACCAGGTCTTCAAATATATCCGGGATACGAAGGAGAACGGCCTGTCCCCGCGCGGCTTGTATCTGACCGGTTCGTTCGGTACCGGGAAAACGTACCTGATGGGTTACTTAATGCATGAGCTTGCGAAAGCGGGCCACTCCGGCGTGATCGTCTATATGCCCGATTTCGTGGAAGATCTGAAAACCATGATGCAGGACGGCCAGAAGCTGAAGGACATGGTCGAGACGATGAAGCATTGCGACCTGCTGATCTTTGACGACATTGGAGCGGAGAATTTGAATCCGTGGGTACGAGATCATGTCCTCGGTTCCATCCTGAATTTCCGGATGAACCGGCTGCCGACTTTCTATACGTCGAACTATCCGCTCGACGGGCTGGAGCAGCATCTCAGCTTCACGAGCAAGGACGGCGAGGAGCTTCACAAAGGGCAGCGGTTGATGAACCGGATCGCGCCTTTCGTGGATGTCGTTCATTTGTTCGGAGAGAACCAGAGAGGGAAGTTCTAG
- a CDS encoding YuiB family protein: protein MLQFIPVLVLMILFFVMMFGIGFILNMLMKTTWFPCFLFVIVILPVVVYSLWDRGQMSFWTHVGSFQLVDYLTGVAGLIGAYMSGWTIKTLRIKGFRMF from the coding sequence ATGCTTCAATTTATTCCTGTGCTCGTGCTGATGATTTTGTTTTTTGTCATGATGTTCGGTATCGGTTTTATCCTAAATATGTTGATGAAGACGACCTGGTTTCCGTGCTTTCTGTTCGTGATTGTCATTCTGCCGGTCGTTGTATACAGCTTGTGGGATCGGGGCCAAATGTCGTTCTGGACTCACGTCGGATCGTTCCAGTTGGTGGATTACTTAACGGGAGTTGCGGGTCTGATCGGGGCTTACATGAGCGGATGGACCATTAAGACATTGCGTATTAAAGGGTTTAGAATGTTTTAA
- a CDS encoding helicase DnaB, with translation MRMTNFLHFTENHRYCVYRDFCLSGLDDKMLGSIYQPMVGAFAVSLYRLLVSHVPLEKVGYSAIEQQRRLFLTLGLEPSEKGRRYLIEQTSKLEAVGLLQTSRMFVPETDDHVYEYELQAPLSPAEFFNTQHLTLLLRDKVGKFAVLSLREELWSKEPLEWSGISLNKENISVPFYDIFELNTHVIDYELEQALEEVAVSRKPVLPPNPQGEGLNYADIILRFPRESRNRVFVERLRYDHEQMGIVNYVVRKYDLSTQDLCRLLDEDGIFTEHGEVVLDDLQHKASLHFRQGMKMQEKRQITAGKVVALHQEMTADPDEPAQEHAVQMEYYVEVPAQFQSKCDIHQYNMMLRNEPYTRLLQTFFPGSVPAQFLDIFEKIDLSYKLPGEVINVLIHYLMSLIAAGGEQRINRNFVEAIASNMLLKQVNSYEKAVQYIRDQAKMKGKQKAASQRTRTYAKGGKAKPEIPVALETDQAEAVSDEEFEEMMRFAAEMQAGNKKGG, from the coding sequence ATGCGCATGACTAATTTTTTACATTTTACAGAGAATCACCGTTACTGCGTATACCGTGACTTCTGCTTAAGCGGCCTGGACGACAAAATGCTTGGTTCGATATATCAACCGATGGTCGGCGCGTTTGCGGTCAGCCTGTACCGTCTTCTCGTATCGCATGTGCCGCTGGAGAAGGTGGGTTATTCGGCCATTGAACAGCAGCGAAGATTATTCTTGACATTAGGGCTTGAGCCCAGTGAAAAAGGACGCCGCTATCTCATTGAGCAAACCTCCAAGCTGGAAGCGGTAGGATTGCTGCAGACCAGCCGGATGTTCGTCCCGGAAACGGACGACCATGTTTATGAATATGAGCTGCAGGCGCCGCTCAGTCCGGCGGAGTTCTTCAATACCCAGCATCTGACGCTGCTGCTTCGCGACAAGGTGGGGAAATTCGCCGTCCTGTCGCTGAGGGAAGAGCTTTGGAGCAAGGAACCCTTGGAATGGTCCGGCATTTCCCTGAACAAGGAGAACATCTCGGTTCCCTTTTACGATATTTTCGAGTTGAACACGCATGTCATTGATTATGAACTGGAGCAGGCGCTGGAAGAGGTCGCGGTATCAAGGAAGCCGGTGCTGCCGCCGAATCCGCAGGGAGAAGGCCTGAACTACGCGGACATTATTCTGCGATTCCCGCGCGAATCCCGCAATCGCGTCTTTGTGGAGCGTCTTCGCTACGACCATGAGCAGATGGGCATCGTGAATTACGTCGTACGCAAGTACGATCTCAGCACGCAGGATTTGTGCCGCCTGCTTGACGAGGACGGCATCTTTACCGAGCACGGCGAGGTAGTCCTGGACGATTTGCAGCACAAAGCCAGCCTTCACTTTAGGCAGGGAATGAAGATGCAGGAGAAGCGGCAGATTACGGCGGGCAAGGTGGTAGCCCTGCATCAGGAGATGACGGCCGATCCGGACGAGCCTGCGCAGGAGCATGCCGTACAGATGGAATATTACGTCGAGGTTCCGGCCCAGTTCCAGTCCAAATGCGATATTCACCAATATAATATGATGCTTCGCAACGAGCCTTATACACGGCTCCTGCAGACGTTCTTCCCGGGCTCGGTTCCCGCGCAGTTTCTGGACATCTTCGAAAAGATCGACCTGAGCTACAAGCTGCCGGGCGAAGTCATCAACGTGCTCATTCATTATTTGATGTCGCTCATTGCCGCAGGCGGCGAGCAGCGGATCAACCGCAACTTTGTGGAGGCCATCGCTTCCAACATGCTGCTGAAGCAAGTAAACAGCTATGAGAAAGCCGTTCAGTATATACGGGATCAAGCCAAGATGAAAGGCAAGCAGAAGGCAGCCTCGCAGCGCACGCGTACATACGCTAAAGGCGGAAAGGCGAAGCCGGAAATTCCAGTGGCTTTGGAGACCGATCAGGCGGAGGCCGTATCGGATGAGGAGTTCGAAGAAATGATGCGGTTTGCGGCAGAAATGCAGGCTGGCAACAAGAAGGGCGGATAA
- a CDS encoding NAD(P)/FAD-dependent oxidoreductase, translating into MSSIPKIVILGAGYGGILTAQRLQKELNYNEADVTLVNRHDYHYITTHLHMPAAGTDSIENTRVSISKLIDEFKIDLVKSSVQEIRLHDKKVILEDGTLSYDYLVIGLGGEPETFGIPGLAEHAMTIRSINSVRLIREHIEYQFALYKNERRPQERINFVVGGAGFSGIEFVAELADRIPRLCKEYDVDPTLVNIYNVEAAPSALPGFAPELVEYAMNVLEKKGVTFKMGIAIKECLPGGVVLNNGEEIRAATVVWTGGIRGNRLVESAGFETMRGRVKVDEYLRAPGYENIYIIGDNSLIFNEEGRPYPPTAQMAMQQGVCCAQNIVAAIRDKSMRKFEFHNKGTVASLGRGEGIAVVGDKKYQGWKAAQLKKLVDLRYLFIIGGIPLVLKKGRFL; encoded by the coding sequence ATGAGCAGCATACCGAAGATCGTAATCCTTGGCGCGGGTTACGGGGGCATATTGACAGCGCAGCGGCTGCAAAAAGAGCTGAATTATAATGAGGCCGATGTTACATTGGTGAATCGCCATGATTATCATTATATTACAACGCATTTGCATATGCCGGCAGCAGGAACCGACAGCATTGAGAATACCCGGGTATCCATATCCAAGTTGATAGACGAGTTCAAAATCGATTTGGTCAAATCCTCGGTTCAGGAAATCCGCCTTCACGATAAGAAGGTTATCCTTGAAGATGGAACGTTATCCTATGACTATCTTGTCATTGGACTCGGCGGCGAGCCGGAGACCTTCGGGATCCCGGGACTCGCAGAGCATGCGATGACGATCCGAAGCATCAACTCGGTACGATTGATTCGAGAGCATATTGAATATCAATTTGCTTTATATAAGAATGAACGCAGACCGCAAGAGCGCATCAACTTCGTGGTTGGCGGAGCCGGGTTCAGCGGCATAGAGTTTGTAGCCGAGCTGGCGGACCGCATTCCGAGACTGTGCAAGGAGTATGACGTCGATCCGACATTGGTGAACATTTATAACGTGGAAGCTGCGCCGTCGGCGCTGCCGGGGTTTGCTCCCGAGCTGGTGGAGTACGCCATGAACGTTCTCGAGAAGAAGGGCGTTACCTTCAAGATGGGCATTGCAATTAAGGAATGCCTGCCGGGCGGGGTCGTGCTGAACAACGGCGAAGAGATCCGGGCGGCAACGGTCGTATGGACCGGCGGCATCCGCGGGAACCGCCTGGTTGAATCGGCCGGCTTCGAAACGATGAGGGGCCGCGTGAAGGTTGATGAATATTTACGCGCTCCGGGATACGAGAACATTTATATTATCGGCGATAACTCCCTCATTTTTAACGAAGAAGGCAGACCTTATCCGCCGACCGCCCAAATGGCGATGCAGCAGGGCGTATGCTGTGCCCAGAATATCGTTGCGGCGATCCGGGACAAGTCCATGCGCAAATTCGAGTTCCATAATAAAGGCACGGTCGCTTCCCTCGGCCGGGGCGAAGGCATTGCGGTTGTCGGGGATAAGAAATATCAGGGATGGAAAGCGGCCCAGCTGAAAAAATTGGTTGATCTGCGCTACCTCTTCATTATCGGAGGCATTCCGCTCGTCCTGAAAAAAGGCAGGTTCCTATAA
- the trxA gene encoding thioredoxin, which produces MAIVNVTDQTFVNEVEGQGTVVVDFWAPWCGPCKMLAPILDELSSELGDDVKIAKVNVDENPESAARFGVMSIPTMIFFKDGQPVDKVVGLNSKEALKGIIAKHQ; this is translated from the coding sequence ATGGCTATCGTCAATGTTACCGACCAAACCTTCGTCAATGAAGTAGAAGGACAAGGCACGGTTGTAGTTGATTTCTGGGCGCCATGGTGCGGCCCTTGTAAAATGCTTGCTCCGATTCTGGACGAATTGTCTTCAGAACTCGGCGATGATGTAAAAATTGCAAAGGTGAACGTGGATGAGAATCCGGAATCCGCTGCACGCTTCGGCGTCATGAGCATTCCGACCATGATCTTCTTTAAAGACGGCCAGCCTGTCGATAAAGTCGTAGGTCTGAACTCCAAAGAAGCCTTGAAGGGCATTATTGCAAAACATCAATAA
- the mqnE gene encoding aminofutalosine synthase MqnE, translating into MSTIVTPFTDQRMAEIVAKVQRGERLNLEDGVYLYQTDDLLTLGQLANEANLRKNGKKVYFIENMSLYFTNVCESRCAFCNFRKDQGEEGSYTLSGAEMIEYVEQHIHPGIREFHIVGGHNNHVPFQYYVDSLKALKERFPEVTLKAYTAAEIEFFTRISGLSTKEVLQELQKAGLQSLTGGGAEILSDQYRQKMKVDKANVDQYLDVHRTAHKLGMKTHTTMLYGSIESHEDRIRHMLQIRDLQDETNGFMVFIPLSMQPKNKNAGIMRRNSAYEDLKTIAISRLMLDNIDHIKAYFINIGPQLTQVALSFGASDVHGTILKERISHAAGALTPEGLTRKELVWLIQGAGRIPVERDTFYNEIKVYE; encoded by the coding sequence ATGTCCACGATTGTGACACCATTTACCGATCAGAGAATGGCCGAGATCGTTGCGAAAGTCCAACGCGGCGAACGCCTGAATCTTGAAGACGGTGTGTATTTGTATCAAACCGATGACCTGCTGACCCTCGGGCAGCTGGCTAATGAAGCCAATTTGCGCAAGAACGGGAAAAAAGTTTACTTCATTGAGAACATGAGTCTCTATTTTACCAATGTATGCGAATCCCGCTGCGCTTTTTGCAATTTCCGGAAAGACCAAGGCGAGGAAGGCTCCTATACCCTCTCCGGCGCGGAAATGATCGAGTATGTGGAACAGCATATTCACCCCGGCATCCGTGAATTTCATATCGTTGGCGGACATAATAACCATGTCCCGTTCCAGTACTATGTAGATTCGCTGAAGGCATTGAAGGAACGTTTCCCTGAAGTTACCCTAAAGGCTTATACCGCGGCGGAGATCGAATTCTTCACCCGCATCAGCGGACTCAGCACGAAGGAAGTGCTGCAGGAGCTGCAGAAGGCTGGTCTTCAATCCTTGACGGGCGGCGGAGCCGAAATCTTGTCTGACCAGTACCGTCAGAAGATGAAGGTGGATAAAGCCAACGTGGATCAATACCTCGACGTTCATCGTACCGCGCATAAGCTCGGCATGAAGACGCACACGACCATGCTGTACGGCTCGATCGAGAGCCATGAGGACCGGATCCGCCATATGCTGCAAATTCGGGATCTTCAAGATGAAACGAACGGATTCATGGTATTCATTCCGCTGTCCATGCAGCCGAAGAATAAGAATGCGGGCATCATGCGCCGCAATTCGGCTTACGAAGATTTGAAAACCATTGCCATCAGCCGATTGATGCTGGATAATATCGACCACATCAAGGCTTACTTCATTAATATCGGGCCGCAATTGACGCAGGTCGCTCTCAGCTTCGGCGCATCGGACGTCCATGGCACGATCCTAAAGGAACGCATCAGCCATGCCGCAGGAGCGCTGACGCCAGAAGGGCTGACCCGCAAAGAGCTTGTGTGGCTCATCCAAGGCGCCGGCCGCATTCCGGTCGAACGCGATACCTTCTATAACGAGATCAAGGTTTACGAATAA
- a CDS encoding HesB/IscA family protein, which yields MISISETAAERLKEMLAEQETPNMFLRLGVTAGGCSGFSYAMGFDDQETEADVYMDLQDMKVVVEKDDLKYLNGLEIDFEESGMTGGFTIHNPNATVTCGCGSSFRTATDAGKPNEEPC from the coding sequence ATGATATCAATCAGCGAAACAGCTGCAGAACGTTTGAAAGAAATGCTTGCTGAACAGGAAACGCCCAATATGTTCCTTCGACTGGGTGTCACTGCCGGCGGATGCAGTGGTTTTTCATATGCAATGGGCTTCGACGATCAAGAAACGGAAGCGGACGTATATATGGACCTGCAGGATATGAAAGTCGTTGTCGAGAAGGACGATCTGAAATACCTGAACGGTCTCGAAATCGACTTCGAGGAATCCGGCATGACGGGCGGGTTCACCATCCACAACCCGAACGCGACCGTAACTTGCGGCTGCGGATCTTCCTTCCGCACGGCAACGGATGCGGGCAAACCGAACGAAGAGCCTTGCTAA
- the hemQ gene encoding hydrogen peroxide-dependent heme synthase — protein MNEAAMTLEGWYALHDFRTINWPAWKAADEEVRAFALDELNAFLAEWDAVETAKQGSTAVYTIVGQKADFVFMHLRETLEELNAIENAFNKTTFAQFTTKAYSYVSIVELSNYLAGSSDEDPMQNPHVIARLKPVLPKSKHICFYPMNKKRDLADNWYMLSMDDRKSMMKSHGMIGRGYAGKVKQIITGSVGFDDWEWGVTLFSDDALQFKKLVYEMRFDEVSARFGEFGPFYVGNLLDQASFTDLMKV, from the coding sequence ATGAACGAAGCTGCAATGACGCTCGAGGGCTGGTATGCGCTGCATGATTTCCGCACCATCAATTGGCCGGCCTGGAAAGCTGCAGACGAAGAAGTACGCGCTTTTGCGCTGGACGAGCTGAATGCGTTCCTTGCGGAATGGGATGCCGTCGAGACCGCCAAGCAAGGCAGCACCGCCGTATATACCATCGTCGGCCAGAAAGCCGATTTTGTTTTCATGCATTTGCGCGAGACGCTGGAAGAGCTGAACGCGATCGAGAACGCTTTTAACAAAACGACGTTCGCCCAGTTCACCACCAAGGCTTATTCCTATGTCAGCATCGTCGAGCTGAGCAATTACTTGGCCGGCTCCTCCGATGAGGATCCGATGCAGAACCCGCATGTCATTGCCCGTCTGAAGCCGGTCCTGCCAAAATCGAAGCATATCTGCTTCTACCCGATGAACAAAAAGCGGGATTTGGCGGACAACTGGTACATGCTGAGCATGGATGACCGCAAATCCATGATGAAGAGCCACGGGATGATCGGCCGCGGTTATGCCGGCAAGGTCAAGCAGATCATCACCGGTTCCGTCGGCTTCGACGATTGGGAATGGGGCGTTACCTTGTTCAGCGACGATGCGCTTCAATTCAAAAAGCTCGTGTACGAAATGAGATTTGACGAAGTGAGCGCGCGCTTCGGCGAATTCGGTCCTTTCTATGTCGGCAACCTGCTCGACCAAGCTTCTTTCACCGACTTGATGAAGGTATAA
- a CDS encoding sporulation histidine kinase inhibitor Sda, whose product MAMLTDEMLLDSYHMAVELKLEREFITLLLAEIHKRNLDTDSGSILH is encoded by the coding sequence ATGGCTATGTTGACGGATGAGATGCTTCTCGATTCCTATCATATGGCTGTTGAATTGAAGTTGGAACGAGAGTTCATCACTCTACTGCTGGCCGAAATTCATAAACGGAACTTGGACACCGATTCCGGCAGCATCCTGCATTAA
- a CDS encoding NAD(P)/FAD-dependent oxidoreductase, protein MKKLVILGGGYGGLALIQELFSGYLPPDVEVVLIDRMPYQGLKTEYYALAAGTVADTAVRVKFPVYDRLHVVYGEVLSIDLEKKLVNLTNNDPVEYDQLAIALGCTDRYHGVPGAEEFTFSLQSFAASRETYLNLNNLRPYGQVHIIGGGLSGIELAADLRESRPDLNIAILDRGQRVLSSFPNRLSAYIHRWFEEHHVDIHSGVSVSRVEKDAVYNLDVPIATDLAVWTAGIQPVKVVQDLDLPKDRSGRILLNEWYQVPSHPEVYVIGDCASLPFVPSAQAAGAQAEQVGHVMKALWRDDTPKVSPLKLKGTLGSLGKHAGFGLMGSTSVMGRVPRILKSGVLWKSKRHY, encoded by the coding sequence ATGAAAAAGCTCGTCATTCTCGGCGGAGGCTATGGTGGTCTTGCCCTAATTCAAGAATTGTTCAGCGGCTATCTTCCTCCGGACGTGGAGGTCGTGCTCATCGACCGCATGCCGTACCAAGGACTCAAAACCGAATATTACGCGCTGGCAGCAGGTACCGTGGCCGATACCGCCGTTCGTGTTAAATTCCCGGTGTATGACCGCCTCCATGTTGTATACGGTGAAGTCCTATCCATTGATCTTGAGAAGAAGCTTGTGAACCTGACGAACAACGATCCGGTGGAATACGATCAGCTGGCCATTGCCCTGGGATGTACGGACCGTTATCATGGGGTACCGGGCGCTGAAGAATTCACGTTCAGCCTGCAATCTTTTGCGGCATCCCGGGAAACCTATTTGAACCTGAACAACCTCAGACCATATGGTCAAGTTCATATCATTGGCGGAGGCCTAAGCGGCATCGAGCTCGCTGCCGATCTTCGGGAAAGCCGGCCTGACCTGAATATCGCCATTTTGGACCGGGGACAACGGGTGCTTTCTTCTTTTCCTAACCGTTTGTCTGCTTATATTCATCGCTGGTTTGAGGAACACCACGTGGACATCCACAGCGGCGTATCCGTATCCCGAGTGGAGAAGGACGCCGTGTACAATCTGGATGTGCCGATCGCAACCGATCTGGCGGTATGGACGGCCGGCATTCAGCCCGTAAAGGTCGTACAGGATCTGGATCTGCCAAAAGACCGCAGCGGACGCATTCTGCTGAACGAATGGTACCAGGTTCCGTCCCATCCCGAGGTATATGTGATCGGCGACTGCGCCAGCCTCCCCTTCGTCCCGAGCGCGCAAGCGGCAGGGGCTCAGGCCGAGCAAGTGGGACATGTCATGAAAGCTTTATGGCGCGACGATACGCCTAAGGTATCTCCGCTGAAGCTGAAGGGAACGCTGGGTTCCCTCGGCAAACATGCGGGCTTTGGACTCATGGGCAGCACGTCGGTCATGGGCCGGGTACCAAGGATATTAAAGAGCGGCGTGCTCTGGAAATCCAAGCGTCATTACTAG
- a CDS encoding NAD(P)/FAD-dependent oxidoreductase — MTTMPQDNNMTDLLIIGGGPAGMFAAFYGGMRQASVKLIESMPQLGGQLAALYPEKYIYDVAGFPKVTAQELVNNLSAQMELFKTDIRLEEKVQAVEKLEERHFVVRTNLGEHHAKAVIITAGVGAFQPRRLEIEGAEKYEKANLHYFVNDLSRFKGKKVLISGGGDSAVDWALMIEPIAEQVTLVHRRDKFRAHEHSVEQLMASKVNIVTPTEITELHGEDAITKVTLSHIKTKETQEIEVDDVIVNFGFVSSLGPISEWGIAIESNSIVVDSRMETSIPGIFAAGDITTYPGKVKLIAVGFGEAPTAVNNAKVYFDPEARLAPGHSSNMKL, encoded by the coding sequence ATGACAACGATGCCACAAGACAACAATATGACGGATCTTTTGATTATCGGTGGCGGACCTGCAGGCATGTTTGCCGCTTTTTACGGCGGAATGCGCCAAGCCTCGGTTAAACTTATCGAGAGCATGCCCCAGCTCGGAGGCCAATTGGCTGCGCTGTATCCCGAAAAATATATCTATGACGTAGCAGGCTTCCCGAAGGTTACCGCTCAGGAGCTTGTGAACAATCTGTCCGCGCAAATGGAGCTCTTTAAAACGGACATCCGTCTTGAAGAGAAAGTCCAAGCTGTGGAAAAGCTTGAAGAACGTCATTTTGTCGTGAGAACGAATCTGGGCGAACACCATGCCAAAGCCGTCATCATTACGGCCGGCGTCGGGGCGTTCCAACCCCGCCGACTGGAGATTGAAGGTGCCGAGAAGTACGAGAAGGCGAACCTTCATTATTTCGTCAACGATCTCAGCCGCTTTAAAGGCAAGAAGGTGCTCATCAGCGGCGGCGGCGATTCCGCGGTAGACTGGGCGCTCATGATCGAACCGATCGCCGAGCAGGTTACGCTGGTTCACCGCCGCGACAAGTTCCGTGCCCATGAGCATAGCGTGGAGCAGCTGATGGCCTCGAAGGTGAACATCGTAACACCAACCGAAATCACGGAACTGCATGGTGAAGATGCCATTACGAAGGTGACGCTGTCGCATATTAAGACCAAAGAGACGCAAGAGATTGAAGTTGACGATGTCATTGTCAATTTCGGTTTCGTTTCCTCCCTTGGTCCGATCTCCGAGTGGGGCATCGCCATCGAAAGCAACTCCATCGTCGTGGACTCCCGCATGGAAACCAGCATCCCGGGTATTTTTGCGGCGGGCGATATCACGACCTATCCTGGCAAGGTCAAGCTCATTGCCGTCGGATTCGGCGAAGCGCCAACCGCCGTCAACAATGCCAAAGTATACTTTGATCCTGAAGCCAGATTGGCTCCGGGACACAGCAGCAACATGAAATTGTAG
- a CDS encoding YheC/YheD family protein, producing the protein MAGRQLASKWLKTEALLTDPQVAPYIPATQSYGGDTLVSMLDEHEMVVIKPIVGTGGNGVIRIQKDGTGYLVTHKRRTVHVDTLNSLLHVLNRMKLKRRYMIQQGIHLAKIQGRPLDYRVKVVKERGRWEFRAMLGRLANPGLFVTNICKGGTLLRCRHALRLSLPHINAREKRNEMRHLTRQCITILESRFPGIGELGFDYGLDVEGKIWILEVNTRPS; encoded by the coding sequence ATGGCGGGAAGACAATTGGCCAGCAAGTGGCTGAAGACGGAAGCGCTGCTGACCGATCCGCAGGTTGCTCCCTACATTCCGGCGACCCAGTCGTATGGAGGGGATACCCTGGTCTCAATGCTGGATGAACACGAAATGGTCGTGATCAAGCCGATTGTAGGCACCGGTGGTAACGGAGTCATCCGAATACAGAAAGACGGAACGGGATACTTGGTAACCCATAAGAGGCGTACTGTTCATGTAGATACATTGAATTCCCTGTTGCACGTATTGAACAGAATGAAACTGAAACGGCGCTACATGATACAACAGGGGATTCATCTGGCTAAAATTCAGGGACGTCCGCTGGATTACCGCGTCAAGGTAGTCAAGGAAAGAGGAAGATGGGAATTCCGGGCCATGCTAGGACGGCTCGCGAACCCCGGGCTGTTTGTGACGAACATTTGCAAAGGGGGGACGCTGCTTCGTTGCCGCCATGCTCTGAGGCTGTCGCTGCCCCATATCAATGCCAGGGAGAAGCGTAATGAAATGCGCCACTTAACCAGACAGTGCATCACGATCCTGGAATCGCGCTTTCCCGGGATCGGGGAACTGGGATTCGATTACGGACTCGACGTCGAAGGAAAGATATGGATTTTGGAAGTAAATACAAGACCGAGCTGA